A window from Musa acuminata AAA Group cultivar baxijiao unplaced genomic scaffold, Cavendish_Baxijiao_AAA HiC_scaffold_1139, whole genome shotgun sequence encodes these proteins:
- the LOC135671453 gene encoding short-chain dehydrogenase TIC 32 B, chloroplastic-like: protein MGLFRLVTGLPGPSGFGSASTAEQVTDGIDASHLTVVITGGASGIGAETARVFALRGAHVIIAGRNMEAADDVKQLILQSSPLARVDILKLDLSSLKSVRAFAGQFLSMDLPLNILINNAGVMFCPFQLSEDGIELQFATNHLGHFLLTNLLLERMKSTAEETGIEGRIVNLSSIAHLLHRYEEVIRFDKLNDKDTYSDKKAYGQSKLANILHANELSRRLQEDGANITVNSIHPGLIMTNLMRHSFLQMWLLKLFTYVFWKNVPQGAATTCYVALHPSLKGVTGKYFIDCNEEMPSYWATDETLAKRLWDFSEKLTQSTK from the exons ATGGGGCTCTTCAGGCTGGTGACGGGTCTGCCGGGGCCAAGCGGGTTCGGATCCGCCTCCACCGCCGAGCAGGTCACCGACGGCATCGACGCTTCCCATCTCACCGTCGTCATCACCG GGGGTGCAAGCGGGATTGGAGCAGAGACCGCGCGCGTCTTTGCTCTCCGAGGAGCCCACGTTATCATCGCAGGAAGGAACATGGAAGCCGCCGATGACGTGAAGCAGCTCATCCTGCAGAGCTCTCCATTGGCCAGAGTTGACATCTTAAAGCTGGATCTCAGCTCACTCAAGTCCGTGCGAGCCTTCGCAGGCCAATTCCTCTCGATGGATCTGCCCCTCAACATCTTAAT AAACAATGCCGGCGTCATGTTCTGCCCTTTCCAACTATCAGAGGATGGGATAGAGCTGCAGTTCGCCACCAATCATCTAG GCCACTTCCTGCTGACAAATCTTCTTCTCGAGAGGATGAAGAGCACGGCCGAGGAGACGGGAATCGAAGGTCGTATTGTGAATCTGTCATCCATAGCTCACTTGCTGCATAGATACGAAGAAGTGATACGGTTCGATAAGCTCAACGACAAGGATAC CTACTCGGACAAAAAGGCATACGGGCAATCCAAACTGGCCAACATCTTGCATGCTAATGAGCTCTCCAGACGCCTGCAG GAAGACGGAGCAAATATAACAGTAAACTCCATTCATCCTGGGCTGATCATGACAAACCTGATGAGGCATTCGTTTCTTCAGATGT GGCTGCTGAAACTATTCACGTACGTCTTCTGGAAGAATGTGCCTCAG GGAGCAGCTACCACATGCTATGTTGCACTGCATCCGAGCCTCAAGGGTGTGACCGGAAAGTACTTCATTGACTGCAACGAGGAGATGCCGAGTTACTGGGCCACAGATGAAACACTGGCGAAAAGGCTATGGGACTTCAGCGAAAAGCTAACTCAATCGACCAAGTAA